DNA from Candidatus Dadabacteria bacterium:
CGTATCACTGCTGAGGTGGACTATTCCGTAACATCTTGAACAGCGACCGACGAGCTAGATTGAACCCCGCATCAAATGCTTCTTTTTTTTCTTCCAGCAAACGCTTTTTTTTGCCGTTTTTTGGCCCATGAATTATTGCTGATCGTACATCATAAAAATGCTTTATATTCTCCTTTATCTGAGATTGTACTTCATCCTCGCCTCCTAGAAGGTCAGCTACGTTCTTTTGGAGTTGCTCGCTGATTCTCCCGTCCTTCGGTTTGAACATCCTCTCAAAAGCAATCGCCACATCCAGAATCTTGTCCTCCGTTGCGAATTGGC
Protein-coding regions in this window:
- a CDS encoding HEPN domain-containing protein; its protein translation is RLSGSPELLIGEFAEAKNTFEERKSERYREVAPVIGRLAEALARSGQFATEDKILDVAIAFERMFKPKDGRISEQLQKNVADLLGGEDEVQSQIKENIKHFYDVRSAIIHGPKNGKKKRLLEEKKEAFDAGFNLARRSLFKMLRNSPPQQ